From one Lolium rigidum isolate FL_2022 chromosome 4, APGP_CSIRO_Lrig_0.1, whole genome shotgun sequence genomic stretch:
- the LOC124706822 gene encoding eukaryotic translation initiation factor 2 subunit gamma-like, which yields MARRGLMEQDLSKLDVTKLHPLSPEVISRQATINIGTIGHVAHGKSTVVKAISGVQTVRFKNELERNITIKLGYANAKIYKCEDDRCPRPMCYKAYGSGKEDTPACDVPGFENTRMKLLRHVSFVDCPGHDILMATMLNGAAIMDGALLLIAANESCPQPQTSEHLAAVEIMRLQHLIILQNKIDLIQESAAMNQHEAIQKFIQGTIAEGAPVVPISAQLKYNIDVICEYIVKKIPIPERNFTSPPNMIVIRSFDVNKPGSEVDEIRGGVAGGSILRGVLRVNQNIEVRPGIVMKDESGNIKCTPIYSRIVSLYAEQNELQFAVPGGLIGVGTTMDPTLTRADRLVGQVLGEIGSLPDVFVELEINFFLLRRLLGVRTKGTEKAGKVSKLTKGEILMLNIGSMSTGARVVAVKNDLAKLQLTAPVCTSKGEKVALSRRVEKHWRLIGWGQIQAGATLEVPPCPL from the exons ATGGCACGCCGAGGATTGATGGAGCAGGACCTGAGCAAGCTCGACGTCACTAAGCTCCACCCGTTGTCGCCTGAAGTCATCTCGCGCCAAGCCACCATCAACATTG GAACAATTGGTCATGTGGCACATGGAAAGTCTACTGTGGTGAAAGCTATATCTGGAGTTCAG ACTGTTCGCTTTAAGAATGAGCTTGAGCGTAACATCACTATCAAGCTGGGTTATGCTAATGCAAAAATCTATAAATGTGAGGATGACAGATGTCCACGGCCCATGTGTTACAA GGCCTATGGAAGCGGAAAAGAAGATACTCCTGCCTGTGATGTGCCTGGGTTTGAAAACACTAGGATGAAGCTCCTGAGACATGTTTCCTTTGTTGATTGCCCG GGCCACGACATTCTCATGGCTACAATGCTTAATGGAGCAGCTATCATGGATGGAGCCTTGCTTTTGATTGCAGCGAATGAAAGCTGCCCACAACCTCAGACGTCTGAGCATCTCGCAGCTGTTGAAATCATGCGGCTCCAACATCTCATAATTCTGCAGAATAAGATTGACCTTATCCAGGAAAGTGCAGCAATGAACCAGCATGAAGCAATCCAAAAATTCATCCAG GGCACGATAGCTGAAGGTGCTCCTGTGGTGCCAATATCTGCCCAGCTGAAGTACAACATTGATGTGATCTGTGAATATATTGTGAAGAAAATCCCCATTCCGGAAAGGAACTTCACTTCACCTCCCAACATGATTGTTATTCGCTCCTTTGATGTCAACAAGCCTGGTTCAGAGGTGGATGAAATTAGGGGTGGGGTAGCAGGTGGCAGCATCCTCAGG GGAGTCCTCAGGGTGAACCAGAACATTGAAGTTCGCCCTGGAATTGTCATGAAGGATGAGAGTGGCAACATCAAATGCACCCCAATCTACTCAAGGATTGTCTCGCTCTATGCTGAGCAGAATGAGCTCCAGTTTGCTGTGCCAGGAGGGCTTATTGGTGTGGGAACAACCATGGACCCAACTTTGACTCGTGCTGATAGGCTGGTTGGCCAGGTTCTAGGAGAAATTGGGTCGCTTCCTGATGTATTTGTGGAGCTGGAG ATCAATTTCTTCCTTCTGCGAAGGCTGTTGGGTGTGAGAACAAAGGGCACAGAGAAGGCAGGAAAGGTCTCCAAGCTCACTAAGGGTGAGATCCTGATGCTTAACATTGGGTCCATGTCCACTGGTGCCCGTGTGGTTGCTGTTAAGAACGATCTTGCCAAGCTCCAGCTCACCGCCCCTGTGTGCACAAGCAAGGGTGAGAAGGTCGCCCTAAGCCGCCGTGTCGAGAAGCATTGGCGCCTTATCGGATGGGGCCAGATCCAGGCTGGCGCGACGCTCGAGGTCCCTCCCTGCCCGCTGTGA